The proteins below come from a single Gossypium raimondii isolate GPD5lz chromosome 2, ASM2569854v1, whole genome shotgun sequence genomic window:
- the LOC105784143 gene encoding uncharacterized protein LOC105784143, whose amino-acid sequence MDKEQEEMQFVGFFGIFNESYKAIFEWRKIFTKITLSLILPLSFIYLVHMEVSNLFFRKIIHNEIELDHTRSGTPKYEKLSDLISDEWAYFWLFKAAYFTLFFIFSLLSTAAVVYTIACIYTARELTFNKVISVVPKVWKRLMVTFLCIFIAMFLYHVAALAILIGCVVSIGGSNLGFAVFVVLAILYLVGFLYLTAIWHLASVVSVLEEAYGFNAMVKGKNLLKGNLWLAMVIFLTLGIAAAVIQFAFQSLVVEGSGSGMANRIAYAIICLFLHSMLSLLGLVIQTVIYFVCKSYHHENIDKSALSDHLEVYLGEYVPLTVKDVQLEQYHV is encoded by the coding sequence ATGGATAAGGAGCAAGAAGAGATGCAATTTGTTGGGTTCTTTGGCATCTTCAACGAATCCTACAAAGCCATCTTTGAATGGAGAAAAATCTTCACCAAAATCACTTTGTCTTTAATCCTTCCTCTATCCTTCATCTACCTTGTTCACATGGAAGTATCCAATCTCTTCTTCAGGAAAATCATCCACAACGAAATAGAACTCGACCACACTCGATCAGGCACTCCCAAATACGAGAAACTATCTGACCTCATCTCCGATGAGTGGGCTTACTTTTGGCTTTTCAAAGCTGCCTACTTCACTCTGTTTTTCATCTTCTCGCTCCTCTCAACAGCCGCAGTTGTTTACACCATCGCCTGCATATACACAGCTCGGGAACTCACCTTCAACAAAGTCATCAGCGTGGTTCCCAAGGTCTGGAAGCGGCTGATGGTTACTTTCTTATGTATTTTCATCGCCATGTTTTTATACCACGTCGCAGCATTGGCTATCTTGATTGGTTGCGTGGTTTCAATCGGAGGAAGCAATTTGGGTTTCGCGGTGTTCGTTGTTTTAGCGATTTTGTACTTAGTGGGGTTTTTGTATTTGACCGCAATCTGGCACTTGGCCAGCGTCGTCTCTGTTTTAGAAGAGGCCTACGGTTTCAACGCCATGGTCAAAGGTAAAAACCTGCTAAAAGGGAACCTGTGGCTGGCGATGGTCATTTTCCTGACGCTCGGAATCGCCGCCGCCGTCATCCAGTTTGCGTTCCAGAGTCTGGTGGTGGAAGGAAGCGGCTCCGGCATGGCTAATAGGATTGCGTATGcaattatttgtttgtttctgcaTTCCATGTTGAGTCTCTTGGGGTTAGTTATCCAGACAGTGATTTACTTTGTCTGCAAATCTTACCACCATGAAAACATCGATAAATCAGCCTTGTCGGATCACCTGGAAGTATATCTGGGAGAGTATGTTCCTTTGACGGTAAAGGATGTTCAGCTAGAGCAATATCATGTTTGA